Proteins encoded by one window of Vanacampus margaritifer isolate UIUO_Vmar chromosome 17, RoL_Vmar_1.0, whole genome shotgun sequence:
- the ppp1r18 gene encoding uncharacterized protein ppp1r18 isoform X1, translating into MSVSSLPEWKQLLLERKRREEEERGRREKEEEEKMAKMPAWKRGIIQRRKAKQEILVDQEKDRDVTILPVDAQPPSDSLSDTDNSVTVSQGNEQSLSPDPSHWMDVDLKSGSQVSVETIVPVHENPFIRTQSIWKKGKETDVGSQERGNELEVKERERDKLPPRGHEGESGRGRTIEQKIERFRDLSEGRDKERSRDRSQGRENSREFWEKSPWKESVKDVAREKAFLKEENERDPANAFPPIVPCLRTIRADNIIIIEQNSIGSDEIRTKWRDMEGERPEEDLQGKRGMKMDLREILAGGASVTEIRASDVLIIKPTASIEERSASGAGNKNSGREDGEMGTLDVKREHLARELRTEMSRPRENNNSKEKERPCGQALVIKDKRKDSLDDNVCYERGGRVSQLLTKFGELRRPPSRSKSSDNLLRPGRRKNSRENYEQTEERTSDGRNVTLKGVPKRSFSFTDRVVCTKENGLDPDGYFERKPRDRIHSDRSGAGLEKEIPAKCKTGCARFLDKDKYGKHKDGQVRNEDQSDAIRKIRDTGMGFQNRTEVNKLDPIERRAKGMAGDEDREGFTIASVKSTEGISFARRIPIRQDGKARTAEREARKLTEKSLKWDLSAEKDSNLVKYSEGQLCDKTDAFEKTETFTSRCAAESCFRLESDLKECSSLLSTVADRGAEWDALSHHTEELISKIEKIVDAPDYNNDKSVRSYKNECKQGAQVHNETTAYDVTPRSPKGIPPLGNSPGPLEIQIPRTVFYVAEEMARKKTTCQSKEGEDSEKGQGVERRDSWRVGKPLSRIESLREKIRQKEQERLKQRKAQGVNGAETKRISDAETQGDTFEEGGTEQERGCETVTPLQKSMIGTETDEADTVAQTSGSVFDITQEVDMLKNCPQFPVSVLHTPTVGGEEVSSGFANAPSDDCVQISDDGHNTLKHLEEQVTHHKSQHQSRDGEQEEKGTEDTEKEVVEGYTSSTDPAQPPSPSPPHPNSLAAMSRIYNLETVGSRSGLCLRERNVDVSSVHLIKVRPLITSDAQKGEGKVFSGEDACGLKTIQLQIEQFQLKEQEVLQSQHVASTSKSPCKDKEAKGPQSKGFRKHQTEEMVKETPDMNLKMCPRRGFPPTSQLKQLNPIITSHVRSQSPDKSLKPSDCAPTPASSPCPPSPAASPTPPPTLFSIRSASGGHGKKGATITITPKKSTGTGRITGSMTPSIPAACTNTKIPQPIQQTQTTLAVAEPTKKKYPTVEEIEVIGGYQNLEKSCLIRSKATPKRGKVCFDEDRLEQLCEYPSETSMLVSTPSPHETGRTETPQGEEPQEEEGETDGGAVVSKSPRNLGTALGRGLRVGQCHPLLKKHNV; encoded by the coding sequence ATGTCTGTCTCCTCTCTTCCGGAATGGAAGCAGCTCCTGTTGGAGAGAAAgaggagggaggaagaggagcgggGAAGgcgagaaaaagaagaagaggagaaaatGGCCAAGATGCCTGCCTGGAAACGCGGGATCATTCAGCGGAGGAAGGCAAAGCAGGAAATCCTGGTCGACCAGGAGAAGGATAGAGACGTTACAATCCTGCCGGTGGATGCTCAACCTCCCTCTGATTCACTAAGTGATACAGACAACTCCGTAACTGTCAGTCAGGGAAATGAACAATCGCTCAGTCCAGATCCAAGCCATTGGATGGATGTAGACCTTAAATCAGGGAGCCAGGTCTCTGTGGAAACCATAGTTCCAGTCCATGAAAACCCATTCATACGCACACAAAGCATTTGGAAGAAGGGCAAAGAAACAGATGTGGGGTCCCAGGAGAGGGGCAATGAGTTGGAGGTAAAAGAGCGGGAAAGGGACAAACTGCCCCCCAGGGGTCATGAGGGAGAGTCTGGAAGAGGACGAACTATAGAGCAGAAAATAGAGCGATTTCGAGATTTGAGTGAAGGACGAGACAAGGAGAGGAGCAGAGACAGGAGTCAAGGGAGAGAGAATAGCAGAGAGTTTTGGGAAAAAAGCCCATGGAAAGAATCAGTGAAAGATGTAGCCAGAGAGAAAGCCTTCCTGAAGGAGGAAAATGAAAGAGATCCAGCAAATGCATTTCCCCCCATTGTCCCTTGTCTTCGAACCATTCGCGCGgacaatatcatcatcatcgaacAGAACAGCATAGGGAGTGACGAGATAAGAACAAAATGGAGGGACATGGAGGGGGAGCGGCCTGAGGAGGACTTGCAAGGAAAAAGGGGGATGAAGATGGACCTAAGGGAAATCCTGGCAGGGGGAGCCAGCGTGACCGAGATCCGAGCTTCTGATGTTCTGATCATAAAGCCCACAGCGAGTATTGAAGAGCGGTCTGCAAGTGGGGCAGGAAACAAAAACTCTGGGAGAGAGGATGGTGAGATGGGCACCTTGGATGTAAAGAGGGAGCATTTGGCTAGGGAACTTAGAACTGAAATGTCCCGGCCGAGGGAAAACAACAActccaaagaaaaagaaaggccaTGCGGCCAGGCATTAGTGATAAAGGATAAGAGGAAGGACAGCTTGGATGACAATGTGTGTTATGAAAGAGGAGGGAGAGTTAGCCAGCTTCTCACTAAATTTGGGGAGCTTCGTAGGCCTCCATCCAGATCAAAAAGTTCAGATAATTTACTTAGACCCGGTAGGAGGAAAAATTCGAGGGAAAATTATGAACAAACTGAGGAGAGGACATCCGATGGGAGAAATGTGACGCTCAAAGGTGTGCCAAAACGTTCGTTTAGCTTCACTGATAGGGTCGTCTGTACTAAGGAAAATGGATTGGATCCAGATGGGTACTTTGAAAGGAAACCACGTGATAGGATACATTCAGACAGGAGTGGGGCAGGACTAGAGAAGGAAATACCAGCAAAGTGCAAAACAGGGTGTGCACGATTTTTAGACAAAGACAAGTATGGAAAGCATAAGGATGGGCAAGTGAGGAATGAAGATCAGAGTGATGCAATACGGAAAATAAGGGATACAGGGATGGGATTCCAAAACAGGACGGAAGTCAATAAATTAGACCCTATTGAAAGAAGGGCTAAAGGGATGGCAGGCGATGAAGATAGAGAAGGCTTCACAATTGCATCTGTCAAAAGCACAGAGGGAATTTCATTCGCTAGAAGAATACCAATCAGGCAAGATGGAAAGGCAAGGACGGCTGAAAGAGAGGCAAGGAAACTCACAGAGAAAAGTTTGAAATGGGATCTCAGTGCAGAGAAAGATTCTAACTTGGTAAAATATTCTGAGGGACAACTTTGTGACAAAACCGATGCATTTGAGAAAACGGAGACATTCACCAGTCGTTGCGCTGCAGAAAGTTGCTTTAGGCTTGAATCAGACCTCAAAGAGTGCTCCAGTCTGCTTAGTACTGTAGCAGACAGAGGGGCAGAGTGGGATGCTTTGTCCCATCACACAGAAGAACTTATcagcaaaatagaaaaaatagtAGACGCACCTGATTATAACAATGATAAAAGTGTAAGATCTTACAAGAATGAGTGCAAGCAGGGGGCACAAGTTCATAATGAGACCACTGCTTATGATGTAACCCCCAGATCTCCAAAAGGGATCCCTCCTTTGGGGAACTCTCCAGGTCCCCTAGAGATCCAGATCCCTAGGACCGTGTTCTATGTTGCAGAGGAGATGGCGAGAAAGAAGACCACATGTCAAAGCAAGGAAGGTGAAGACTCAGAGAAAGGGCAAGGAGTCGAGAGGAGGGATAGTTGGAGGGTCGGCAAGCCCTTAAGCCGCATAGAGTCCCTGCGAGAGAAAATTAGACAAAAAGAGCAGGAGAGGCTAAAACAGAGGAAGGCTCAGGGTGTGAATGGGGCTGAAACTAAAAGGATTTCTGATGCAGAGACACAAGGAGACACCTTTGAAGAAGGTGGGACTGAACAAGAGAGAGGTTGCGAAACCGTAACTCCTTTGCAGAAGAGCATGATAGGAACCGAGACCGATGAGGCAGACACAGTGGCGCAGACATCCGGGTCTGTGTTTGACATCACGCAGGAAGTCGACATGTTGAAAAACTGCCCTCAATTTCCTGTTTCTGTCCTACACACACCCACTGTTGGTGGAGAGGAAGTAAGTAGCGGCTTCGCAAATGCTCCCTCTGACGATTGCGTTCAAATATCTGACGATGGCCATAACACCTTAAAACATTTGGAAGAACAAGTGACACACCACAAGAGCCAACACCAGAGCAGGGACGGAGAACAAGAGGAAAAAGGCACAGAGGACACCGAGAAGGAAGTAGTGGAAGGATACACATCATCCACTGATCCTGCGCAACCTCCCTCCCCGTCACCACCGCATCCCAACTCCCTGGCAGCAATGAGTCGGATCTACAACTTGGAGACAGTTGGTTCCAGGTCAGGCTTGTGTTTAAGAGAGAGGAATGTGGACGTTTCATCGGTACATCTCATTAAGGTGAGGCCCCTAATCACGTCAGATGCACAAAAGGGAGAAGGGAAAGTGTTTTCAGGTGAAGATGCCTGTGGGCTTAAGACAATACAACTCCAAATCGAGCAATTTCAGCTTAAAGAACAAGAAGTGCTACAGTCTCAACATGTTGCCTCAACATCAAAAAGTCCTTGTAAGGACAAAGAGGCAAAAGGACCCCAAAGCAAAGGATTCAGAAAACATCAGACCGAAGAGATGGTCAAAGAAACACCAGATATGAACCTCAAAATGTGTCCAAGACGGGGTTTTCCCCCAACATCTCAGCTCAAACAATTAAACCCAATTATTACCTCACACGTCAGGAGCCAATCCCCGGACAAATCTCTGAAACCCTCGGACTGTGCCCCAACTCCAGCCTCCTCGCCATGTCCTCCATCTCCTGCTGCCTCTCCAACACCACCGCCAACACTCTTCTCCATTCGTAGTGCTTCGGGGGGTCATGGGAAGAAAGGGGCCACCATTACTATCACCCCAAAAAAGTCCACAGGAACAGGAAGAATAACCGGATCCATGACACCGTCCATACCAGCGGCATGCACCAATACAAAAATTCCCCAGCCGattcaacaaactcagacaacCTTGGCTGTGGCTGAGCCCACGAAGAAGAAATATCCAACAGTAGAAGAAATAGAAGTGATTGGCGGATATCAGAACCTGGAGAAGTCGTGTCTTATTAGGAGCAAAGCCACTCCAAAAAGG
- the nrm gene encoding nurim, translating into MEMASVTLRGCALCTATLLNFAFVFISGADFIRFVSFRAIYHNITGETTLCQDSIPWSEALRDRLVLKSLVVDMALLALFIVQHSLLAWPPVKQACQSILGSLNRTAYCFTTALALQILIRYWQPVTSAPCLWSVRQAPWSVWFPLLCFSVHFICWAIICTILMIFDYPELLGIKQVYYQCLGMGEPLSYKTSQVQRFLSHFRHPVCLELGVVLWLLPALSLDRLLLALTMSVYLALAHSLDKQDLAFLCDHFSSKVHVLTPTPSLASNHKEK; encoded by the exons ATGGAAATGGCGTCAGTCACGCTCCGTGGCTGTGCTCTATGCACCGCGACATTGCTTAACTTTGCCTTCGTTTTCATATCCGGGGCGGATTTTATTCGCTTTGTATCATTTCGAGCCATTTACCATAACATCACAGGAGAAACGACTCTCTGTCAAG ACTCCATACCATGGTCAGAGGCACTACGGGACCGCTTGGTCCTCAAATCTCTGGTTGTGGATATGGCTCTGCTGGCTCTATTCATCGTGCAGCACAGTCTGCTAGCATGGCCGCCTGTCAAACAGGCCTGTCAGTCGATCCTGGGCTCCCTGAACAGGACTGCGTACTGCTTCACCACTGCACTGGCTCTCCAG ATCCTGATACGTTACTGGCAGCCTGTGACTAGCGCCCCCTGTCTGTGGTCAGTGCGCCAAGCACCTTGGAGTGTCTGGttccctctgctttgcttctCGGTGCACTTCATCTGCTGGGCCATCATCTGCACCATCCTCATGATATTTGACTACCCAGAACTGTTGGGCATTAAGCAG GTGTATTACCAGTGTTTGGGTATGGGGGAGCCCCTGTCCTACAAGACCTCCCAGGTCCAACGCTTCCTCTCTCACTTTCGCCATCCGGTGTGCCTGGAACTTGGCGTTGTGCTGTGGCTCCTGCCGGCTTTATCCCTGGACAGGCTGCTCCTGGCATTAACGATGTCAGTCTACCTGGCGCTGGCACACTCGCTGGACAAACAGGATTTAGCTTTCCTTTGCGACCATTTTAGCAGCAAGGTGCACGTCTTGACGCCAACCCCCAGCCTGGCCAGTAACCACAAGGAGAAGTGA
- the ppp1r18 gene encoding uncharacterized protein ppp1r18 isoform X2 yields the protein MSVSSLPEWKQLLLERKRREEEERGRREKEEEEKMAKMPAWKRGIIQRRKAKQEILVDQEKDRDVTILPVDAQPPSDSLSDTDNSVTVSQGNEQSLSPDPSHWMDVDLKSGSQVSVETIVPVHENPFIRTQSIWKKGKETDVGSQERGNELEVKERERDKLPPRGHEGESGRGRTIEQKIERFRDLSEGRDKERSRDRSQGRENSREFWEKSPWKESVKDVAREKAFLKEENERDPANAFPPIVPCLRTIRADNIIIIEQNSIGSDEIRTKWRDMEGERPEEDLQGKRGMKMDLREILAGGASVTEIRASDVLIIKPTASIEERSASGAGNKNSGREDGEMGTLDVKREHLARELRTEMSRPRENNNSKEKERPCGQALVIKDKRKDSLDDNVCYERGGRVSQLLTKFGELRRPPSRSKSSDNLLRPGRRKNSRENYEQTEERTSDGRNVTLKGVPKRSFSFTDRVVCTKENGLDPDGYFERKPRDRIHSDRSGAGLEKEIPAKCKTGCARFLDKDKYGKHKDGQVRNEDQSDAIRKIRDTGMGFQNRTEVNKLDPIERRAKGMAGDEDREGFTIASVKSTEGISFARRIPIRQDGKARTAEREARKLTEKSLKWDLSAEKDSNLVKYSEGQLCDKTDAFEKTETFTSRCAAESCFRLESDLKECSSLLSTVADRGAEWDALSHHTEELISKIEKIVDAPDYNNDKSVRSYKNECKQGAQVHNETTAYDVTPRSPKGIPPLGNSPGPLEIQIPRTVFYVAEEMARKKTTCQSKEGEDSEKGQGVERRDSWRVGKPLSRIESLREKIRQKEQERLKQRKAQGVNGAETKRISDAETQGDTFEEGGTEQERGCETVTPLQKSMIGTETDEADTVAQTSGSVFDITQEVDMLKNCPQFPVSVLHTPTVGGEEVSSGFANAPSDDCVQISDDGHNTLKHLEEQVTHHKSQHQSRDGEQEEKGTEDTEKEVVEGYTSSTDPAQPPSPSPPHPNSLAAMSRIYNLETVGSRSGLCLRERNVDVSSVHLIKVRPLITSDAQKGEGKVFSGEDACGLKTIQLQIEQFQLKEQEVLQSQHVASTSKSPCKDKEAKGPQSKGFRKHQTEEMVKETPDMNLKMCPRRGFPPTSQLKQLNPIITSHVRSQSPDKSLKPSDCAPTPASSPCPPSPAASPTPPPTLFSIRSASGGHGKKGATITITPKKSTGTGRITGSMTPSIPAACTNTKIPQPIQQTQTTLAVAEPTKKKYPTVEEIEVIGGYQNLEKSCLIRSKATPKRGKVCFDEDRLEQLCEYPSETSMLVSTPSPHETGRTETPQGEEPQEEEGETDGGAVVSKSPRNLGTALGRGLRVDESCPR from the coding sequence ATGTCTGTCTCCTCTCTTCCGGAATGGAAGCAGCTCCTGTTGGAGAGAAAgaggagggaggaagaggagcgggGAAGgcgagaaaaagaagaagaggagaaaatGGCCAAGATGCCTGCCTGGAAACGCGGGATCATTCAGCGGAGGAAGGCAAAGCAGGAAATCCTGGTCGACCAGGAGAAGGATAGAGACGTTACAATCCTGCCGGTGGATGCTCAACCTCCCTCTGATTCACTAAGTGATACAGACAACTCCGTAACTGTCAGTCAGGGAAATGAACAATCGCTCAGTCCAGATCCAAGCCATTGGATGGATGTAGACCTTAAATCAGGGAGCCAGGTCTCTGTGGAAACCATAGTTCCAGTCCATGAAAACCCATTCATACGCACACAAAGCATTTGGAAGAAGGGCAAAGAAACAGATGTGGGGTCCCAGGAGAGGGGCAATGAGTTGGAGGTAAAAGAGCGGGAAAGGGACAAACTGCCCCCCAGGGGTCATGAGGGAGAGTCTGGAAGAGGACGAACTATAGAGCAGAAAATAGAGCGATTTCGAGATTTGAGTGAAGGACGAGACAAGGAGAGGAGCAGAGACAGGAGTCAAGGGAGAGAGAATAGCAGAGAGTTTTGGGAAAAAAGCCCATGGAAAGAATCAGTGAAAGATGTAGCCAGAGAGAAAGCCTTCCTGAAGGAGGAAAATGAAAGAGATCCAGCAAATGCATTTCCCCCCATTGTCCCTTGTCTTCGAACCATTCGCGCGgacaatatcatcatcatcgaacAGAACAGCATAGGGAGTGACGAGATAAGAACAAAATGGAGGGACATGGAGGGGGAGCGGCCTGAGGAGGACTTGCAAGGAAAAAGGGGGATGAAGATGGACCTAAGGGAAATCCTGGCAGGGGGAGCCAGCGTGACCGAGATCCGAGCTTCTGATGTTCTGATCATAAAGCCCACAGCGAGTATTGAAGAGCGGTCTGCAAGTGGGGCAGGAAACAAAAACTCTGGGAGAGAGGATGGTGAGATGGGCACCTTGGATGTAAAGAGGGAGCATTTGGCTAGGGAACTTAGAACTGAAATGTCCCGGCCGAGGGAAAACAACAActccaaagaaaaagaaaggccaTGCGGCCAGGCATTAGTGATAAAGGATAAGAGGAAGGACAGCTTGGATGACAATGTGTGTTATGAAAGAGGAGGGAGAGTTAGCCAGCTTCTCACTAAATTTGGGGAGCTTCGTAGGCCTCCATCCAGATCAAAAAGTTCAGATAATTTACTTAGACCCGGTAGGAGGAAAAATTCGAGGGAAAATTATGAACAAACTGAGGAGAGGACATCCGATGGGAGAAATGTGACGCTCAAAGGTGTGCCAAAACGTTCGTTTAGCTTCACTGATAGGGTCGTCTGTACTAAGGAAAATGGATTGGATCCAGATGGGTACTTTGAAAGGAAACCACGTGATAGGATACATTCAGACAGGAGTGGGGCAGGACTAGAGAAGGAAATACCAGCAAAGTGCAAAACAGGGTGTGCACGATTTTTAGACAAAGACAAGTATGGAAAGCATAAGGATGGGCAAGTGAGGAATGAAGATCAGAGTGATGCAATACGGAAAATAAGGGATACAGGGATGGGATTCCAAAACAGGACGGAAGTCAATAAATTAGACCCTATTGAAAGAAGGGCTAAAGGGATGGCAGGCGATGAAGATAGAGAAGGCTTCACAATTGCATCTGTCAAAAGCACAGAGGGAATTTCATTCGCTAGAAGAATACCAATCAGGCAAGATGGAAAGGCAAGGACGGCTGAAAGAGAGGCAAGGAAACTCACAGAGAAAAGTTTGAAATGGGATCTCAGTGCAGAGAAAGATTCTAACTTGGTAAAATATTCTGAGGGACAACTTTGTGACAAAACCGATGCATTTGAGAAAACGGAGACATTCACCAGTCGTTGCGCTGCAGAAAGTTGCTTTAGGCTTGAATCAGACCTCAAAGAGTGCTCCAGTCTGCTTAGTACTGTAGCAGACAGAGGGGCAGAGTGGGATGCTTTGTCCCATCACACAGAAGAACTTATcagcaaaatagaaaaaatagtAGACGCACCTGATTATAACAATGATAAAAGTGTAAGATCTTACAAGAATGAGTGCAAGCAGGGGGCACAAGTTCATAATGAGACCACTGCTTATGATGTAACCCCCAGATCTCCAAAAGGGATCCCTCCTTTGGGGAACTCTCCAGGTCCCCTAGAGATCCAGATCCCTAGGACCGTGTTCTATGTTGCAGAGGAGATGGCGAGAAAGAAGACCACATGTCAAAGCAAGGAAGGTGAAGACTCAGAGAAAGGGCAAGGAGTCGAGAGGAGGGATAGTTGGAGGGTCGGCAAGCCCTTAAGCCGCATAGAGTCCCTGCGAGAGAAAATTAGACAAAAAGAGCAGGAGAGGCTAAAACAGAGGAAGGCTCAGGGTGTGAATGGGGCTGAAACTAAAAGGATTTCTGATGCAGAGACACAAGGAGACACCTTTGAAGAAGGTGGGACTGAACAAGAGAGAGGTTGCGAAACCGTAACTCCTTTGCAGAAGAGCATGATAGGAACCGAGACCGATGAGGCAGACACAGTGGCGCAGACATCCGGGTCTGTGTTTGACATCACGCAGGAAGTCGACATGTTGAAAAACTGCCCTCAATTTCCTGTTTCTGTCCTACACACACCCACTGTTGGTGGAGAGGAAGTAAGTAGCGGCTTCGCAAATGCTCCCTCTGACGATTGCGTTCAAATATCTGACGATGGCCATAACACCTTAAAACATTTGGAAGAACAAGTGACACACCACAAGAGCCAACACCAGAGCAGGGACGGAGAACAAGAGGAAAAAGGCACAGAGGACACCGAGAAGGAAGTAGTGGAAGGATACACATCATCCACTGATCCTGCGCAACCTCCCTCCCCGTCACCACCGCATCCCAACTCCCTGGCAGCAATGAGTCGGATCTACAACTTGGAGACAGTTGGTTCCAGGTCAGGCTTGTGTTTAAGAGAGAGGAATGTGGACGTTTCATCGGTACATCTCATTAAGGTGAGGCCCCTAATCACGTCAGATGCACAAAAGGGAGAAGGGAAAGTGTTTTCAGGTGAAGATGCCTGTGGGCTTAAGACAATACAACTCCAAATCGAGCAATTTCAGCTTAAAGAACAAGAAGTGCTACAGTCTCAACATGTTGCCTCAACATCAAAAAGTCCTTGTAAGGACAAAGAGGCAAAAGGACCCCAAAGCAAAGGATTCAGAAAACATCAGACCGAAGAGATGGTCAAAGAAACACCAGATATGAACCTCAAAATGTGTCCAAGACGGGGTTTTCCCCCAACATCTCAGCTCAAACAATTAAACCCAATTATTACCTCACACGTCAGGAGCCAATCCCCGGACAAATCTCTGAAACCCTCGGACTGTGCCCCAACTCCAGCCTCCTCGCCATGTCCTCCATCTCCTGCTGCCTCTCCAACACCACCGCCAACACTCTTCTCCATTCGTAGTGCTTCGGGGGGTCATGGGAAGAAAGGGGCCACCATTACTATCACCCCAAAAAAGTCCACAGGAACAGGAAGAATAACCGGATCCATGACACCGTCCATACCAGCGGCATGCACCAATACAAAAATTCCCCAGCCGattcaacaaactcagacaacCTTGGCTGTGGCTGAGCCCACGAAGAAGAAATATCCAACAGTAGAAGAAATAGAAGTGATTGGCGGATATCAGAACCTGGAGAAGTCGTGTCTTATTAGGAGCAAAGCCACTCCAAAAAGG